From Verrucomicrobia bacterium S94, the proteins below share one genomic window:
- a CDS encoding phage head morphogenesis protein, translating to MPSDLKQRILKATEKSLKTRNRYSDSVTAQLTQALKKAEQEVAQAILKYKSLGSLPDNQLARLSGLEKLQGELGDVTRTLKKQQTLIFRKSTKEAFKGGIAEGIGELTSAQLPFYADLTPGGIDKLATKAFTIVDTNALDFMAQYNLTLAGDVNRELADGIQRTILNGIATGKGADDIVRDLGSVIVDKDSFRQAGTRVFSKAQYRMEMIARTEILRAHNMGRLKFHERVGVQKLEWMTMGDERTCPVCGPLNGQTYLIDKFPQQPAHPHCRCTNMVAWPMTICGSDMSAQAAPTAIQGDACILPPHVVEGMADAQAAEEKQLKQVFENGSVDGLKGLTAKQLQTLAKGNGVSVARTKADFIKLLDKADPGVDHSGLAGAALKAKLKEHKIGLLRTKDELIELLSQKQAQLKQAQMVAQQMAKLPPVEGLDGMTAKQLKEMAKGNSISLNMTKQETIELLDKLEPGIDHTGLKGQELLAKKKQHGIGILKNKQQLIDALQKKEGSDLAESAKQQAVDEAKKLLIKKQMELVKNTVSGVQVPDSPLDYGQFISQLGDAEKALSSATDLSQDLLAGHAKEIALKKKLFQDQVTKLKASELKNIAKESKLKHWQWAGKDDLVTIFTETDPSKVDFAKQNIETKWSKWAEKYSGKKKLKPKAPAKAPNPKPEPQKKPVFAKKGSEYDEADLSWKKKPASAFKKSGKADVGGAHEKEFWTDENGEKWLFKPAKNSSDNFIAHGEEAAYKIGRLIDPDAIEVRTIQLNGRTGSIQKWRTDLKSDFDFRGVLPENLSTLEIEQLQREHVVDWLIANHDGHSKQFIRATDGQVYGIDKGQAFKFLGKDQLSLNYHPNRNCGEAEPFYNTVFRAAKDGKVNFDPNVTLKYIQEVEKFSDESYLDMIRPYAEGRFGKNKAGLNQFYEQALDRKHNLHRDFESYYGEVLGQKGFRFDTKKSTVSAKKLLQAADEALIEDAGKLGWQGKTLPFDSGDVEDQNALIFTEMFNGKPRTVVKMKIRPDTDGTIVSKLQGQLDRVTIPKGKPLKEDSFYTDILEAVKNVNYHSTQSGKYNQTKLDKAMILRNKLGQLAKSDDPNVRKMAENYVSWLDQLDDAVKNKKITKGTFEQYLPEAPKPKKQKKPDFKVKKGSVTHTKREIKNGEILVDKDGVNNSTIFRGRSVKGGVQYTAEFDDGTRINYRPWKGDNLYAQRGEMEITIDGKVSPNKMESLMDKLDQLGIDARVASPENAEQMYLEKMAYIRKVDHKADFKRLQKGLDDREASTTERVQAMREYWQKELKVDDLTKLPDYDPMGAYQAGFLDRKLKGGYRNQFRFDISEQELEEKMKGHSLVHSLTNSEKMSDFVETIMQNNGAMVSTVEKMRMGIPPGGMSPVADMNSGGASYFFTRIKKNPSSHAQPALYFKKSMLRRMDAISYNHDAYGKVVDGYVKTHRGSDIADWKQFSSNSGNETIFKYSVTLLDNIEYIVTHSTTEQKKVIQSFVNRGITKLPDGRKIEDMVRTSDNWSSRK from the coding sequence ATGCCCTCCGATCTTAAACAGCGGATCCTGAAAGCTACGGAGAAGAGTCTGAAGACCCGCAACCGTTACAGCGATTCCGTCACCGCGCAACTTACGCAGGCACTGAAAAAGGCGGAGCAGGAAGTCGCGCAGGCGATTCTTAAATATAAATCGCTCGGCTCTCTCCCCGATAATCAACTGGCCCGGCTCTCCGGCCTTGAAAAACTGCAGGGCGAATTGGGAGACGTAACACGGACGCTCAAAAAACAGCAAACGCTGATCTTTCGCAAAAGCACCAAGGAGGCATTCAAGGGCGGCATTGCGGAAGGCATCGGAGAATTGACCTCTGCCCAGTTGCCGTTCTACGCCGACCTCACCCCCGGTGGTATCGACAAGTTGGCCACCAAAGCCTTCACCATTGTCGATACCAACGCGCTTGATTTTATGGCGCAATACAACCTGACGTTGGCAGGCGATGTAAACCGCGAGCTGGCTGACGGCATTCAGCGCACTATTTTGAATGGAATCGCCACCGGAAAAGGAGCGGATGATATTGTCCGGGATCTGGGTTCCGTAATTGTGGACAAGGATTCGTTCCGCCAAGCCGGAACCCGGGTATTCAGCAAAGCGCAGTACCGGATGGAAATGATCGCCCGGACAGAAATTCTGCGGGCGCATAACATGGGGCGGCTTAAATTTCATGAGCGGGTCGGTGTCCAGAAGCTCGAATGGATGACCATGGGCGACGAACGAACCTGCCCGGTTTGCGGGCCATTGAATGGCCAGACTTATCTTATCGACAAATTTCCCCAACAGCCTGCACATCCCCATTGCCGATGCACCAACATGGTCGCATGGCCCATGACGATCTGCGGTTCCGACATGTCAGCTCAGGCCGCTCCAACTGCGATTCAAGGCGATGCCTGCATTCTGCCCCCTCACGTTGTGGAAGGTATGGCCGATGCACAGGCTGCAGAGGAAAAGCAGCTCAAGCAGGTGTTTGAAAACGGCTCCGTGGATGGCCTCAAAGGACTGACGGCCAAACAGCTCCAAACGCTCGCCAAGGGAAACGGAGTGTCCGTCGCCCGTACTAAGGCCGATTTTATCAAGCTCCTCGATAAGGCCGACCCCGGCGTGGATCACAGCGGACTGGCTGGAGCTGCACTGAAGGCAAAACTGAAGGAGCACAAAATCGGCCTGCTACGCACGAAAGATGAGTTGATTGAACTGCTGTCCCAAAAGCAGGCGCAACTCAAACAGGCGCAGATGGTCGCCCAGCAAATGGCCAAGCTTCCGCCGGTCGAGGGGCTGGATGGCATGACAGCCAAACAGCTGAAAGAAATGGCCAAGGGCAACAGCATATCGCTGAATATGACCAAGCAGGAAACCATTGAACTGCTCGATAAACTCGAGCCTGGCATTGATCACACAGGGCTCAAGGGCCAGGAATTGCTCGCAAAGAAAAAGCAGCACGGCATCGGCATTCTGAAAAACAAACAGCAGCTGATCGACGCCCTCCAGAAGAAGGAGGGATCCGATCTAGCCGAATCGGCCAAACAGCAAGCGGTGGATGAAGCAAAAAAGCTGCTCATCAAAAAGCAGATGGAGCTGGTCAAAAATACCGTCTCCGGCGTTCAGGTACCGGATTCTCCACTCGATTACGGCCAGTTTATCAGTCAGCTGGGTGATGCAGAAAAAGCGCTATCCTCCGCGACGGATCTGTCTCAGGATCTGCTGGCAGGTCATGCAAAAGAGATCGCGCTCAAAAAAAAGCTATTTCAGGATCAGGTGACCAAACTCAAAGCGTCCGAGCTGAAAAATATTGCGAAGGAATCCAAACTGAAGCATTGGCAGTGGGCGGGCAAAGACGATCTGGTCACGATTTTTACCGAAACCGATCCAAGCAAAGTGGATTTTGCTAAGCAAAACATTGAAACCAAATGGTCAAAGTGGGCGGAAAAGTATAGCGGGAAGAAAAAGCTAAAACCCAAGGCTCCGGCAAAAGCACCGAACCCTAAACCCGAACCTCAGAAGAAACCCGTCTTTGCCAAGAAAGGCTCCGAATATGACGAAGCCGACCTGAGCTGGAAAAAGAAGCCCGCCAGTGCCTTTAAAAAATCTGGAAAAGCCGATGTCGGCGGTGCGCACGAAAAGGAATTCTGGACGGATGAAAACGGCGAGAAATGGCTATTTAAACCGGCGAAGAACTCCAGCGACAACTTTATCGCGCACGGAGAAGAAGCGGCGTACAAGATTGGCCGCCTAATTGACCCTGATGCCATTGAAGTACGAACCATTCAGCTCAACGGACGAACCGGCTCCATTCAGAAATGGCGCACCGACCTGAAAAGCGACTTTGATTTTCGCGGTGTACTTCCCGAAAACCTGTCCACGCTGGAAATTGAACAGCTCCAGCGTGAGCATGTGGTCGATTGGCTGATTGCGAATCACGACGGTCACTCTAAGCAGTTTATCCGTGCGACGGATGGACAGGTGTACGGCATCGATAAAGGTCAGGCGTTTAAGTTTCTGGGGAAAGACCAGCTATCACTCAATTACCATCCCAATCGCAACTGCGGTGAGGCAGAGCCGTTCTACAACACTGTTTTCCGTGCGGCCAAAGACGGCAAGGTTAACTTCGACCCCAACGTGACACTGAAATATATTCAGGAGGTTGAAAAATTTTCAGACGAGTCCTATCTCGATATGATCCGCCCCTACGCAGAGGGCCGATTCGGGAAAAACAAAGCCGGATTGAATCAGTTTTATGAACAGGCATTGGACCGAAAGCATAACCTGCACCGTGATTTTGAAAGCTACTATGGCGAGGTGCTTGGTCAAAAGGGATTCCGTTTTGACACAAAGAAGTCGACGGTCAGTGCAAAAAAACTCCTTCAGGCGGCAGATGAGGCCCTCATTGAGGATGCCGGAAAACTTGGCTGGCAGGGGAAAACACTGCCGTTCGACAGCGGCGACGTGGAAGACCAGAACGCATTGATCTTTACGGAAATGTTCAACGGCAAGCCCCGCACGGTCGTTAAAATGAAAATTCGCCCCGATACCGATGGAACCATCGTTTCCAAACTCCAGGGGCAACTGGACCGTGTTACGATTCCGAAAGGAAAGCCGCTTAAAGAAGATTCCTTTTACACGGATATTCTGGAGGCCGTTAAGAACGTGAATTACCACTCCACCCAAAGCGGAAAATACAATCAGACCAAGCTCGATAAGGCGATGATACTTCGGAACAAGCTGGGCCAGCTCGCGAAAAGCGATGATCCGAATGTTCGCAAGATGGCGGAAAATTATGTCAGCTGGCTGGATCAGCTCGATGATGCGGTTAAAAACAAAAAAATAACGAAGGGCACGTTTGAGCAATATCTGCCGGAAGCTCCCAAACCGAAGAAACAGAAGAAACCTGATTTCAAAGTGAAAAAAGGATCCGTTACGCACACCAAGCGCGAGATCAAGAATGGAGAGATTTTGGTGGATAAGGACGGGGTGAATAACTCCACTATATTCCGGGGCCGGTCTGTGAAAGGCGGCGTTCAATACACGGCGGAATTCGACGACGGAACCCGGATCAACTATCGCCCGTGGAAAGGTGACAACCTGTACGCCCAGCGTGGTGAAATGGAGATCACCATCGACGGGAAGGTTTCGCCCAACAAGATGGAATCGTTGATGGATAAGCTGGATCAACTGGGCATTGATGCTCGGGTAGCTTCGCCGGAAAATGCCGAACAGATGTATTTAGAAAAGATGGCATACATTCGCAAGGTGGATCATAAGGCTGACTTTAAACGGTTGCAGAAAGGACTGGATGATCGTGAGGCGTCCACCACCGAGCGGGTGCAGGCAATGCGGGAATATTGGCAAAAAGAACTGAAAGTCGACGATCTCACGAAACTTCCCGATTACGATCCAATGGGTGCGTATCAGGCCGGGTTTTTGGACCGAAAATTAAAAGGCGGTTACCGGAACCAATTCCGGTTCGACATCTCTGAACAGGAGCTGGAAGAAAAGATGAAGGGACACTCCCTTGTCCATAGTTTGACCAACAGCGAGAAAATGTCGGATTTCGTCGAGACGATCATGCAGAACAACGGTGCCATGGTCAGCACGGTTGAAAAGATGCGGATGGGGATTCCGCCGGGAGGCATGTCGCCGGTCGCTGATATGAATTCAGGCGGAGCTAGCTACTTTTTTACCCGTATCAAAAAGAATCCATCCAGCCACGCCCAACCCGCGCTCTATTTCAAAAAGAGTATGCTTCGCCGCATGGATGCGATCAGCTACAACCACGATGCCTACGGAAAGGTTGTTGATGGTTATGTCAAAACGCACCGAGGAAGCGACATCGCGGACTGGAAGCAATTCTCCAGCAACAGCGGCAATGAAACGATTTTTAAATATTCGGTGACGTTGCTGGACAACATTGAATACATCGTTACCCATTCAACAACAGAACAGAAAAAGGTGATTCAGAGTTTCGTCAATCGAGGCATAACCAAATTACCGGACGGACGAAAGATAGAGGATATGGTCCGAACGTCGGACAACTGGAGCAGCAGGAAATGA
- a CDS encoding cation transporter, whose amino-acid sequence MHENVLKQLHHEHNFEGDAQENEKKTLQVIILTGITMCVEIVAGIFTGSMALLADGWHMGTHAFALGITYFAYVMARKYSGSSKFGFGTGKFGILSAYTSALFLGGTAIYMMVESVERFFHPVNIAFNEAIGVALVGLIVNVVSVWMLHGQEGHHHHHEHDHHHEHDHHHDHNLRAAYLHVIADALTSVLAIIALITGKYLGWVFLDPVMGIVGGVLIAKWAWGLLRSSALILLDGNTQKNLHNEVVEAIQSDGDSIIGDLHIWPVSSNALAATMTIVTKEKRSPQDYHSRLSEFSKLKHTTIEIHDCTDDSCRCRQI is encoded by the coding sequence ATGCACGAAAACGTATTAAAGCAGCTTCATCATGAGCACAATTTCGAAGGTGATGCTCAGGAAAATGAAAAAAAGACACTACAAGTAATTATCCTGACCGGGATAACGATGTGTGTAGAAATTGTTGCTGGAATCTTTACCGGTTCAATGGCTTTGCTGGCAGACGGCTGGCATATGGGAACTCATGCTTTTGCGCTGGGAATCACCTATTTTGCTTATGTCATGGCCAGAAAGTATTCCGGCTCTTCAAAGTTTGGTTTTGGCACCGGAAAATTCGGGATTCTATCCGCTTACACAAGCGCTCTGTTTTTGGGCGGAACAGCAATTTATATGATGGTTGAGTCGGTTGAGCGTTTTTTTCACCCCGTAAATATTGCATTTAATGAAGCTATTGGAGTCGCTCTTGTCGGGCTTATTGTCAACGTAGTAAGCGTATGGATGCTCCATGGTCAAGAAGGTCACCATCACCACCATGAACATGACCACCATCATGAGCATGATCATCACCATGATCACAACCTTCGAGCGGCATATTTGCATGTGATTGCAGATGCGTTGACTTCTGTTCTGGCGATTATCGCTCTGATTACAGGAAAGTATTTGGGATGGGTTTTCCTCGATCCCGTTATGGGTATCGTTGGAGGAGTCCTCATTGCCAAGTGGGCGTGGGGTTTGCTTCGGAGCAGCGCACTCATCCTGCTTGATGGAAACACTCAAAAAAACCTTCATAATGAAGTGGTCGAGGCGATTCAGTCTGATGGAGACAGTATTATTGGAGACCTCCATATTTGGCCGGTTAGCTCAAACGCTCTTGCCGCCACAATGACTATTGTCACAAAAGAAAAGCGTAGTCCCCAAGACTACCATTCGCGCCTATCAGAATTTTCAAAACTGAAACATACAACAATAGAGATTCATGACTGCACTGATGATTCATGCCGGTGCAGACAAATCTAA
- a CDS encoding phage portal protein, producing MEATAEQQSNGDVLTPMATAAALDSSAFSTISANNAVPASWEDRARKAWEYYLEEPLVKNCVNSWRTFAVGDEIKISSDDDKLKDVALDVAGKLGVSEFIKDMILQLLVKGDAVGFKRYGETGNDTEELVCVNPVSVKVKYAQGELIEAKQQPENSGGDSIDLPVDQTIHLKWDAPAFSPRGNSLVLPAFQSIELLRDYRKAEQAIAKRWTTPFRMLKVGGAFGQKMVMPDQRMLEQVRDMVNKMDMKSGLVVPFYVNVETHGTDGQVLNVEDKVKEVKEDIVVALGLSRSLVTGDGPNFATASVSMQKMMVMIREIKQAARKLLDWVFDDWMEQNGYDDKSLQFIFNDLDPSDAVDFKKLLIELYDRKLISRSSLQLKMDLDPAIESANRENEQKVIDLLDEKQVKPINDMVVSGIMSVPSARKMLGIPNEEADMPGTETAQASLNAQADSLCDECTHFNSETNHCRVHNAERSFDAPACRFMDSREA from the coding sequence ATGGAAGCAACAGCAGAACAGCAATCTAATGGCGACGTGTTAACACCGATGGCTACGGCGGCGGCGCTGGACAGCTCAGCCTTCAGTACGATCAGTGCCAACAATGCGGTTCCGGCTTCATGGGAAGATCGAGCGCGAAAGGCGTGGGAATATTATCTGGAAGAGCCGCTAGTGAAAAACTGTGTTAACTCATGGCGCACCTTTGCTGTGGGGGATGAAATTAAAATCTCCAGTGATGACGACAAGCTGAAAGATGTCGCGTTGGACGTCGCAGGAAAACTGGGAGTATCGGAATTCATCAAAGATATGATTCTGCAATTACTGGTCAAAGGCGATGCGGTTGGTTTCAAACGATACGGCGAAACGGGCAATGATACGGAAGAGCTGGTTTGCGTTAACCCGGTATCCGTGAAGGTTAAATATGCCCAAGGCGAGCTGATTGAAGCCAAGCAACAACCGGAAAATAGTGGCGGCGACTCAATTGATCTTCCTGTTGATCAGACCATCCATCTGAAATGGGATGCACCAGCTTTTTCTCCCCGGGGTAATTCGCTGGTGCTTCCGGCGTTCCAATCCATTGAACTACTGCGAGACTATCGCAAGGCCGAACAGGCCATTGCCAAACGATGGACTACCCCGTTCCGAATGCTGAAGGTCGGCGGCGCATTCGGCCAAAAGATGGTGATGCCTGACCAGCGCATGCTCGAGCAGGTGCGCGACATGGTCAATAAGATGGATATGAAAAGCGGCCTCGTTGTTCCGTTTTACGTCAATGTTGAGACCCACGGGACCGACGGACAGGTGCTGAATGTCGAAGACAAGGTGAAGGAAGTCAAAGAGGATATTGTTGTAGCTCTCGGCCTTTCCCGCTCATTGGTAACCGGTGACGGCCCCAACTTTGCCACCGCCTCCGTCAGCATGCAGAAAATGATGGTGATGATCCGGGAAATTAAACAGGCCGCCCGGAAGCTGCTAGACTGGGTCTTCGACGATTGGATGGAGCAGAATGGATACGATGACAAATCGCTTCAGTTCATTTTTAACGATCTCGATCCCAGCGACGCCGTCGATTTCAAGAAGCTGCTTATCGAGCTGTATGACCGCAAATTGATCAGTCGCTCCAGCCTGCAGCTCAAGATGGATCTGGACCCGGCCATTGAATCGGCCAACCGGGAAAACGAACAGAAGGTCATTGATCTGCTGGATGAAAAGCAAGTGAAGCCGATTAACGATATGGTGGTCTCCGGTATCATGAGTGTTCCATCCGCCCGCAAAATGCTCGGAATTCCAAATGAAGAAGCCGATATGCCGGGCACGGAGACAGCTCAGGCGTCGCTAAATGCACAGGCCGACAGCCTTTGTGATGAATGCACCCACTTCAACTCAGAGACCAACCACTGCCGGGTACATAATGCAGAGCGGAGTTTTGACGCACCTGCCTGTCGGTTTATGGATTCACGGGAGGCTTAA
- a CDS encoding integrase — protein sequence MVNNHALQPEVTAEAAIAAFCAHLSAEGRAEGTITAYGRDLRLVARVAALSRCSEATPALLDRVFSSDAVLQSPKGERSPASLHRMKAAVRSFFGWTSDMGITPDNPARSLRMKRLPQKPPVFLTGAEKKALLKEVKSRTGFASLRDRVMIEILLGTGIRIGELAALTVNDIDLDAKQLRVRAKGNVIQVKFIKTDLRILLRRYMRERSRQNTPQCNALLISNRKTRLCKRQMANRIAHWMKKAGIQKEVSPHGLRHTFATHLYEATNDLLVVQRALGHRDVSTTQIYTHLVDGQLEDALERL from the coding sequence ATGGTGAATAACCACGCGTTACAACCAGAAGTAACCGCAGAGGCCGCAATCGCGGCCTTTTGTGCGCACCTGTCCGCCGAAGGCCGTGCCGAAGGAACTATTACCGCATACGGAAGAGACCTGCGCCTTGTGGCGCGTGTGGCCGCATTGTCGCGATGCTCCGAAGCAACGCCTGCTTTGCTGGATCGGGTCTTTTCGTCGGACGCGGTATTGCAGTCCCCGAAAGGCGAGCGGTCGCCCGCATCCCTGCACCGGATGAAAGCGGCAGTGCGTTCATTCTTTGGCTGGACCTCTGACATGGGTATCACGCCGGACAATCCGGCGCGGTCCCTGCGTATGAAGCGGCTCCCGCAGAAGCCGCCTGTTTTCCTGACTGGCGCGGAAAAGAAAGCCTTACTGAAGGAAGTCAAATCGAGGACTGGCTTTGCGAGCTTGCGGGATCGAGTGATGATTGAAATCCTGCTCGGCACCGGGATCCGCATCGGTGAGCTGGCGGCGCTGACGGTCAACGACATCGACCTCGATGCCAAACAGCTACGGGTGCGGGCCAAAGGAAATGTGATACAGGTCAAATTCATAAAGACCGACCTCCGCATCCTGCTGAGAAGATATATGCGAGAACGATCCCGGCAAAACACACCGCAGTGCAATGCGCTGCTGATCTCCAATCGAAAGACGCGGCTCTGCAAAAGGCAGATGGCCAACCGCATCGCGCATTGGATGAAGAAGGCCGGAATCCAGAAAGAGGTTTCCCCTCACGGATTGCGGCATACGTTCGCCACGCACCTTTACGAGGCCACCAACGACCTGTTGGTTGTTCAGCGGGCACTGGGGCACCGGGACGTTTCCACCACGCAGATTTACACCCATCTGGTTGATGGCCAGCTGGAGGATGCGTTGGAGCGACTGTAA
- a CDS encoding helix-turn-helix domain-containing protein translates to MSTKPYANAEDVLPLELLQEIQKHHSGMLWIPAAESFYRQRRKLVIALKDEGISTEEIANLAGITPRRVNQILAQHKKEQAVRHIDPASGK, encoded by the coding sequence ATGTCCACTAAGCCCTATGCAAACGCAGAAGACGTCCTGCCACTAGAATTGCTCCAAGAGATCCAGAAACATCATTCGGGTATGCTTTGGATTCCCGCCGCCGAGTCATTTTACCGCCAACGCCGCAAACTGGTGATTGCTCTCAAGGATGAAGGCATCAGCACGGAGGAGATTGCCAACCTTGCCGGAATTACACCGCGCCGGGTGAACCAGATTCTGGCCCAGCACAAAAAAGAGCAGGCCGTCCGACACATTGACCCGGCTTCCGGTAAGTAA
- a CDS encoding transcriptional regulator codes for MALCGTDQNKERLIKRLNRIEGQIRGLSGMIENDRDCIDVLRQVVSVSGAIKGVWTQIVGDHLKGCIKNATLQDDSSDQLIDELVDHLSKIK; via the coding sequence ATGGCTCTCTGTGGAACAGATCAAAATAAAGAACGACTTATCAAGCGGCTCAATCGCATTGAAGGTCAAATTCGCGGTCTCAGTGGAATGATTGAAAATGATCGAGATTGCATCGATGTTCTCCGTCAAGTGGTTTCCGTATCAGGAGCCATTAAAGGTGTTTGGACTCAAATTGTTGGAGACCACCTGAAAGGGTGCATAAAAAACGCAACGCTTCAAGATGACAGTAGCGATCAGCTTATAGATGAGTTAGTCGATCATCTCAGCAAAATCAAATAA
- a CDS encoding DNA methyltransferase — protein MKTFATDLDRLAFLLEADAALAIDPEELGTDAAEQTAPEEQAPGKRPKYITNYIGSKQKLVDWIWKNTPDKVGSVLDAFSGSAVVAYMYKSKGMQVTTNDRLHFCHHAAKAIVENSSVTLTEAEMDALVADNANAGTFVRDNFKGIFFVKGVHGVIDAIRANCDKLSGYKKDIALFALGKTCASGGFGHFSSSAEGGQRKDTPEQFKARYRKNLERINALVFDNGKTNKAHHGDVNAILPKVNADLAYFDPPYATEFSTTNYEKAYHFVEGLMVYWKGLEINKDSKTKHYSTDHQTVTKGNSSAFFETFLGNAKHIKHWLISYRDHAHPNESQMKKIIAGHGRSSRMQSKDHSYSITAKRGAASSAKERLFVCVKGASAKASEEKTQPMAAAANFHTSIPVELALDEDAMRSEAMMGATGDPQFTFILCRTGTNRNGDHFTAEELNQRHMTAINKKVDLQHSQDFGDIVGGIVAADYQEDEQGGRIECVGELYAADTPNAQLAYKLMKRGIITQVSMECDYEEGECSVCHKRFKSKADYCTHLRKFKGRELSGKPVYEILHGVTFSGLGLLDRKGADEQARILQVASVQDPSDEQQPQGESLMDDKDKKPDLSSSDAAKSKAAEETPNAELEKENRELKAKVSELQKKIEELEAEQKAAASKARASQLIGKLEKQGMDFGEERDNELNRLAELSDDAFSATEAAYAKMAKTNTTEPPDKEPPPKKAKASNDSPMRTSAGVRPHDVDDQKLSLEDRLKNGFMAAYNNRVGSEATTNA, from the coding sequence ATGAAGACATTTGCGACCGACCTTGACCGGCTGGCGTTTCTCTTAGAAGCAGATGCGGCGCTCGCAATCGATCCCGAAGAATTGGGAACCGATGCCGCCGAACAGACAGCTCCTGAAGAGCAGGCTCCCGGGAAACGCCCGAAATACATCACCAATTACATCGGCAGTAAACAGAAGCTGGTGGATTGGATTTGGAAAAACACGCCCGACAAGGTCGGCTCGGTACTGGATGCCTTTTCCGGTTCTGCCGTCGTCGCCTACATGTACAAATCCAAAGGGATGCAGGTAACCACCAACGACCGGCTTCATTTTTGCCATCATGCGGCAAAGGCGATTGTTGAAAACAGCTCAGTCACCCTGACCGAAGCTGAAATGGATGCGCTGGTTGCCGACAACGCCAATGCCGGAACCTTTGTGCGCGACAATTTTAAGGGCATCTTCTTTGTTAAAGGTGTCCATGGGGTGATCGATGCGATTCGGGCCAACTGCGACAAACTTTCCGGCTATAAAAAGGATATCGCATTGTTTGCGCTGGGCAAAACCTGCGCCAGCGGCGGGTTCGGGCACTTTTCATCCTCTGCTGAGGGCGGCCAACGTAAGGATACGCCCGAACAGTTTAAGGCGCGGTACCGCAAGAATCTGGAGCGAATCAATGCGCTGGTATTCGACAACGGCAAAACGAACAAGGCTCACCATGGCGATGTGAACGCCATTCTGCCGAAGGTGAATGCCGATCTTGCCTATTTTGATCCGCCGTATGCGACTGAATTTTCGACCACCAACTATGAAAAAGCCTATCACTTTGTGGAAGGCCTCATGGTCTACTGGAAAGGCCTTGAAATCAACAAGGACAGTAAGACCAAGCATTATTCTACGGATCACCAGACTGTTACTAAAGGCAACTCCTCCGCCTTTTTTGAAACGTTCCTCGGTAACGCCAAACACATCAAACATTGGCTGATTTCCTATCGCGACCATGCTCATCCGAACGAATCGCAGATGAAAAAGATCATTGCGGGGCACGGTCGCTCATCCCGGATGCAGTCAAAGGATCACTCTTATTCAATCACGGCAAAGCGTGGAGCCGCATCATCGGCCAAGGAACGCCTGTTTGTTTGCGTGAAGGGAGCCTCGGCCAAAGCATCGGAAGAAAAGACCCAACCCATGGCCGCCGCTGCGAATTTCCACACATCTATTCCGGTGGAGCTTGCTTTGGACGAGGATGCTATGCGCTCAGAGGCGATGATGGGAGCTACTGGCGATCCCCAGTTCACCTTTATTCTTTGCCGAACCGGTACCAATCGGAATGGCGATCACTTTACTGCGGAAGAACTAAACCAACGTCACATGACGGCCATCAATAAGAAGGTCGACCTGCAGCACTCGCAGGATTTTGGCGATATTGTGGGCGGTATCGTCGCCGCAGATTATCAGGAAGATGAGCAAGGCGGGCGCATTGAATGTGTCGGCGAACTCTACGCAGCCGACACACCCAACGCGCAATTGGCCTACAAGCTCATGAAGCGCGGCATTATCACTCAGGTTTCGATGGAGTGTGATTACGAAGAAGGCGAATGCTCCGTCTGCCACAAGCGATTCAAAAGCAAAGCCGACTACTGCACCCACCTGCGTAAATTTAAAGGCCGCGAACTGAGCGGCAAACCCGTCTACGAAATCCTGCACGGCGTCACCTTTTCCGGACTAGGCCTTCTCGACCGAAAAGGAGCCGATGAGCAGGCCCGAATTCTACAGGTGGCGTCGGTTCAGGATCCATCTGATGAACAACAACCCCAAGGAGAATCCCTAATGGACGATAAAGACAAGAAACCCGATCTGTCGTCTTCCGATGCCGCGAAAAGCAAAGCTGCGGAAGAAACGCCGAATGCGGAGCTGGAAAAGGAAAACCGTGAGCTGAAAGCTAAGGTATCCGAACTTCAGAAGAAAATTGAGGAACTTGAAGCCGAGCAGAAAGCCGCTGCATCCAAAGCTCGTGCCAGCCAGTTGATCGGTAAGCTCGAAAAACAGGGCATGGACTTCGGCGAAGAGCGAGACAACGAACTCAACCGTTTGGCCGAACTCTCGGATGATGCCTTTTCCGCAACCGAGGCCGCCTATGCAAAAATGGCGAAAACGAACACTACAGAACCGCCGGATAAAGAGCCTCCTCCCAAGAAGGCCAAAGCCTCGAATGATTCGCCGATGCGAACGTCCGCCGGAGTCCGTCCGCACGATGTGGACGACCAAAAGCTCTCGCTCGAGGACCGCCTGAAAAACGGCTTCATGGCCGCCTATAACAACCGCGTCGGAAGCGAAGCAACCACCAACGCCTAA